In the genome of Pirellulales bacterium, one region contains:
- a CDS encoding TIM barrel protein produces MAKAKGEYRFSFGPWNISQGADPFGPVVRKEVPFAKKIAAYAELGFSYVQFHDDDVVPADWDATQTAKGVAKVKKMLDGEGLTAEFIAPRLWEDPKTVDGAYTANSAAARKYARDRTRRAIDIANMLGIDLIVLWPAREGTYIREAKDGAASVGRLVDAINDMLAYDPKIRIVGEMKPNEPMDQAYCPSVGHFMGLLYRTSDPARVGVLIESAHSILAGLDPADDMAYALWHGKLWGVHLNDQNGLKYDQDKTFGSVDLRRAFNQVWVLDRAKYYEIGVVGLDVKAMRTTKQADQTKHLANSLRMFQRLLKLVRAVDESKVEAYRQALDYEGLELYILEHLLAG; encoded by the coding sequence ATGGCCAAGGCCAAGGGCGAGTATCGGTTCAGTTTCGGTCCCTGGAACATCTCGCAGGGCGCCGACCCCTTTGGTCCCGTCGTGCGCAAGGAAGTTCCCTTCGCCAAGAAGATCGCCGCCTACGCCGAGTTGGGCTTTTCGTACGTCCAGTTTCATGACGACGACGTCGTGCCGGCCGATTGGGACGCGACGCAAACCGCCAAGGGCGTGGCCAAAGTCAAGAAGATGCTCGACGGTGAAGGGCTCACCGCCGAGTTCATCGCACCGCGGCTGTGGGAAGACCCCAAGACGGTCGACGGGGCCTACACGGCCAACAGCGCCGCGGCCCGCAAGTATGCACGCGATCGCACTCGCCGTGCGATCGACATCGCCAACATGCTCGGCATCGACCTGATCGTCCTCTGGCCGGCCCGCGAGGGGACGTACATTCGCGAGGCCAAGGACGGCGCTGCGTCCGTCGGCCGGTTGGTCGACGCGATCAACGACATGCTGGCCTACGACCCGAAGATCCGCATTGTCGGCGAGATGAAGCCTAATGAGCCGATGGACCAGGCCTACTGCCCGTCGGTCGGGCACTTCATGGGTCTGCTCTACCGCACCAGCGACCCGGCCCGCGTCGGGGTCCTGATCGAAAGCGCTCACAGTATTCTCGCCGGCCTCGACCCGGCCGACGACATGGCCTATGCCCTCTGGCACGGCAAGCTGTGGGGCGTGCACCTCAACGACCAGAACGGCCTGAAATACGATCAGGACAAGACGTTCGGCTCGGTCGATCTGCGCCGCGCCTTCAACCAGGTGTGGGTGCTCGATCGGGCGAAGTATTACGAAATCGGCGTGGTGGGGCTCGACGTCAAGGCGATGCGCACCACCAAGCAAGCCGACCAGACGAAGCACCTGGCCAACAGCCTGCGGATGTTCCAGCGGCTGCTGAAGCTGGTCCGTGCGGTCGACGAGTCGAAGGTCGAGGCCTACCGGCAGGCGCTCGATTACGAAGGTCTCGAATTGTACATCCTCGAACATCTCCTCGCGGGATAG